From the genome of Virgibacillus siamensis, one region includes:
- the aroA gene encoding 3-phosphoshikimate 1-carboxyvinyltransferase, which translates to MATLKLTPYKNVLQGELEVPGDKSISHRAIIFGSLANGTTKISNFLNGEDCLRSIDAFRAMGVSIEQDATNVTICSAGKDKLTEPVEPIYFGNSGTTARLMLGVLAGLPFFTTAYGDPSLTVRPMDRVIKPIQQMGALTDGRSDGGFLPMAVRGGNLKSISYTLPVKSAQVKSAVLLAGLFAKGVTKVTEQTVTRNHTENMMAAFGAGVKVEGNTVYISNKPLYATDVFVPGDISSAAFPLAGAAIVPGSNITIKNVGLNNTRTGIIDALLNMGADITISNEKTVSGEPIGDLTITYKKLKGTVIEGDIIPKLIDELPIIALVATQAEGKTVIRDAGELRLKETDRIEAVAEGLRKLGANLETTKDGMIIHGTSQLTGGHVSSFDDHRIAMMLTIASLIADEEVIIDDISSVSISYPDFFKHLDTLKSTP; encoded by the coding sequence GTGGCCACATTAAAGTTAACACCTTATAAAAACGTTTTACAAGGTGAATTGGAAGTGCCTGGTGATAAGTCAATTTCACACCGTGCTATTATTTTTGGCTCGCTCGCAAATGGGACAACTAAAATTTCTAATTTCCTAAACGGAGAAGACTGTCTGCGGTCAATTGATGCATTCCGGGCAATGGGAGTTTCGATTGAACAGGATGCAACAAACGTGACGATATGCAGTGCAGGAAAGGATAAATTGACAGAACCGGTTGAACCTATTTATTTCGGGAACTCGGGGACCACCGCACGTCTAATGCTCGGTGTATTAGCTGGATTGCCGTTTTTTACAACAGCCTATGGCGATCCATCTTTGACTGTCAGACCGATGGACAGGGTTATTAAACCGATTCAGCAGATGGGGGCTTTAACAGATGGACGCTCTGATGGAGGGTTTTTGCCGATGGCTGTACGCGGCGGGAACTTAAAATCTATCTCATATACTTTGCCGGTAAAAAGTGCACAGGTAAAGTCCGCAGTTTTATTGGCTGGATTGTTTGCTAAGGGTGTTACCAAAGTCACGGAACAAACAGTAACCCGAAATCATACAGAAAATATGATGGCCGCTTTTGGTGCAGGAGTGAAAGTCGAGGGCAATACAGTTTATATTTCTAATAAACCGTTATATGCAACAGATGTCTTTGTACCCGGCGATATTTCTTCAGCTGCATTTCCATTGGCAGGAGCTGCAATTGTGCCTGGCAGTAACATTACGATTAAAAACGTCGGACTTAACAATACACGAACCGGAATTATTGATGCATTACTTAATATGGGTGCAGATATAACGATTTCCAACGAAAAAACGGTGAGCGGCGAACCCATTGGTGATCTGACAATAACCTATAAAAAGCTAAAAGGTACCGTTATTGAGGGTGACATAATCCCAAAACTGATTGATGAGCTGCCAATTATTGCACTTGTCGCGACTCAGGCAGAAGGTAAGACCGTGATTCGTGATGCCGGGGAACTCAGATTGAAAGAAACAGACCGGATTGAAGCAGTCGCAGAAGGACTGAGAAAACTTGGTGCCAATCTGGAAACAACGAAGGATGGAATGATTATACATGGAACATCCCAGTTAACGGGAGGGCATGTTTCATCATTTGATGATCACCGTATCGCAATGATGCTTACCATTGCTTCACTTATTGCCGATGAGGAAGTCATCATAGACGATATTTCTTCTGTCTCAATTTCATACCCTGATTTTTTCAAACATCTGGATACACTTAAATCGACACCTTAA
- a CDS encoding prephenate dehydrogenase, with amino-acid sequence MKRTIFIIGLGLIGGSLAKSLKHDNNNYIIGFDSDTETVNFALKNGIIDASCEDLNAALKEAEIIILGTPISETVRIIGKLDETEFDHEVIVTDVSSVKSTVMEKAASITNKNIQFIGGHPMAGSHKHGIIAAKEHLFENAIYVLSPSKNCRNDAVDTLTDILRVTKSNFIVLPANDHDEMTGIISHFPHLIASSLVHQARKWQNTHAYIPKLAAGGFRDITRIASSNPELWQDIFYHNRKKMSHLLEDWIAEMNEIKDLIDHNNRNGITAYLQQAKDYRDGLGSAKKGAIPSFYDLYVDIRDQPGAIASVAHILATADISIKNIQILEIREGITGVLRLSVPSKEDLQGSRMILEKNGYELMVAE; translated from the coding sequence TTGAAGCGAACTATATTCATCATTGGCCTTGGACTTATTGGGGGGTCACTCGCCAAAAGTCTGAAACACGATAACAACAATTATATTATTGGATTTGATTCGGATACGGAAACAGTTAACTTTGCTTTGAAGAACGGCATTATTGATGCTTCTTGTGAGGATTTGAATGCAGCTTTGAAAGAAGCAGAGATTATCATTCTGGGTACACCCATTTCAGAAACGGTCAGGATTATTGGCAAATTGGATGAAACCGAGTTTGACCATGAGGTAATCGTAACAGACGTTTCTTCTGTTAAATCAACCGTTATGGAAAAGGCAGCGTCCATTACGAATAAAAACATTCAATTCATCGGGGGCCATCCGATGGCAGGATCACATAAGCATGGAATCATTGCGGCAAAAGAGCATTTATTTGAAAATGCGATTTACGTTTTAAGTCCTTCGAAAAATTGCAGAAATGATGCGGTAGATACACTGACAGATATTTTACGGGTCACGAAGAGTAATTTTATCGTTTTGCCTGCAAATGATCATGATGAAATGACCGGTATTATTTCACATTTTCCGCATCTGATTGCTTCATCTCTTGTACATCAGGCACGGAAATGGCAGAACACACATGCATATATTCCAAAACTCGCTGCTGGCGGGTTTCGTGATATTACCCGGATTGCCTCAAGTAATCCGGAATTGTGGCAGGATATTTTTTATCATAACCGAAAAAAAATGTCCCACTTGCTGGAAGATTGGATTGCCGAAATGAACGAAATAAAAGATCTTATTGATCACAATAACCGAAATGGGATAACTGCGTATCTTCAACAGGCGAAAGATTATCGTGATGGTTTGGGCTCTGCCAAAAAAGGCGCCATTCCGTCATTTTATGATTTATACGTTGATATCCGGGATCAGCCCGGGGCAATTGCCTCTGTTGCCCATATATTGGCAACAGCGGATATCAGCATTAAAAACATTCAAATCCTGGAAATTCGTGAAGGAATAACCGGTGTATTACGGCTCAGTGTTCCATCCAAAGAAGATTTGCAGGGAAGCCGTATGATTTTGGAGAAAAATGGATATGAACTAATGGTTGCAGAATAA
- the hisC gene encoding histidinol-phosphate transaminase: MDYKKILGELTPYKQGKQIREVKEQFGLERIVKLASNENPFGYSNRLDNLNAFSPSLEIYPDGYTAELRKALAEKLNVEENQLIFGNGSDEIITSICRAFLYPGVNTVMPVPSFPQYKHNALIEGAEIKEIPVVNGYHDLQAMLEAIDDKTNVVWLCSPNNPTGCAIPSNEFYSFLDQCPENVLVVLDEAYYEYLDKEKDIHALHCLSEYKNLLVLRTFSKAYGLAGLRIGYAIGNSELTAKLDVVRGPFNTSSIAQKAALIALEDDAFIAESISKNNKIKEEFQRFLDSIDWHYYDSETNFLFISTPISSEKVFEYLQQNGFIVRPAGEKTIRVTIGNETDMKQLQAIILQLNNTIKEEIQS, from the coding sequence ATGGATTATAAAAAAATTTTGGGCGAATTAACACCATATAAGCAAGGGAAACAAATACGTGAGGTCAAAGAGCAATTTGGTCTGGAACGTATTGTAAAGCTGGCGTCGAATGAAAATCCATTTGGTTACTCAAACAGACTTGATAATCTGAATGCATTTTCACCATCGCTTGAAATTTATCCGGACGGTTATACCGCCGAATTACGCAAAGCTTTGGCGGAAAAATTGAACGTTGAAGAGAATCAGCTTATTTTTGGAAACGGATCGGATGAAATCATTACGTCTATTTGTCGTGCATTTCTATACCCGGGAGTCAATACAGTAATGCCTGTACCCAGCTTTCCGCAGTATAAACATAATGCCTTGATTGAAGGGGCTGAAATTAAAGAAATACCGGTAGTAAATGGCTACCACGACTTGCAGGCAATGCTTGAGGCAATTGATGATAAGACAAATGTGGTTTGGCTTTGCTCACCAAATAATCCAACAGGGTGTGCAATTCCATCCAATGAATTTTATTCCTTTTTGGATCAATGCCCTGAAAACGTGCTGGTTGTACTGGATGAAGCCTATTATGAATATCTCGATAAGGAAAAAGACATACATGCTTTACATTGTTTATCCGAATATAAAAATCTGCTTGTGTTAAGAACTTTTTCCAAAGCATATGGGCTGGCAGGACTACGTATAGGATATGCAATTGGCAATTCCGAACTGACAGCGAAGCTGGATGTTGTAAGAGGCCCATTCAATACCTCCTCCATAGCACAAAAAGCAGCGCTTATTGCATTGGAGGATGATGCATTCATCGCCGAGTCGATATCAAAAAACAATAAAATTAAAGAAGAATTTCAACGATTTCTGGATTCCATTGATTGGCATTATTATGATTCAGAAACGAACTTCCTGTTTATTTCCACACCAATCAGCAGCGAAAAAGTATTTGAGTATTTGCAACAAAACGGCTTTATTGTACGACCCGCGGGAGAGAAGACAATCCGGGTTACCATAGGAAATGAGACTGATATGAAACAATTGCAAGCTATAATATTACAGTTGAACAACACCATAAAAGAGGAGATTCAATCTTGA
- the aroB gene encoding 3-dehydroquinate synthase, with the protein MKVTRVKSDSGTYDVYVGEQLRYKIESLLPKSYSSVMIITDDLVARHYLEDVRNSIIQYDRVYTSIINHGESSKSIDTFYRLHSDAIDYGLDRKSLIIALGGGVVGDLAGFVAATYMRGIDFVQMPTTILAHDSSVGGKVAINHQKGKNLIGNFFSPAAVVYDVDTIHSLSAQEFRSGYAEIVKEALIADRHFFDELMQTGLSRLTNAEIASHINKGIAIKAEVVESDEKEAGIRKHLNFGHTFGHALEALQGYSGIAHGEAVAIGMLFALQVSEAVFSVQLPFDKLYSWLETNSYPLQLPEMDLQHIINTMKLDKKTEGTTIQMVLLKSIAHPVTVEVSDADLKNHLELFKKKLSTRL; encoded by the coding sequence GTGAAAGTTACCAGGGTAAAATCTGATAGCGGAACTTATGATGTATATGTCGGCGAGCAGCTCAGATATAAAATCGAATCACTATTGCCAAAATCATACTCATCCGTAATGATTATTACGGATGATTTGGTGGCACGGCACTACTTGGAGGATGTTCGAAACAGCATTATACAATATGATCGTGTATATACATCCATTATTAATCACGGAGAAAGCTCGAAATCGATTGATACCTTTTACCGGCTGCATTCCGATGCAATTGATTATGGATTGGATAGGAAGTCACTTATTATTGCATTGGGCGGCGGGGTAGTTGGTGATCTTGCCGGTTTTGTTGCAGCAACTTATATGCGGGGGATTGATTTTGTTCAAATGCCGACAACAATTCTGGCGCATGACAGCAGTGTTGGGGGAAAGGTTGCCATTAACCATCAGAAAGGAAAAAATCTGATTGGTAATTTTTTTTCCCCGGCAGCTGTTGTTTATGATGTTGACACTATTCACTCGCTGAGCGCACAGGAGTTCAGGTCAGGATATGCAGAAATTGTGAAAGAAGCCTTGATTGCTGATCGTCATTTTTTCGATGAACTTATGCAGACCGGACTATCCAGATTGACCAATGCGGAAATTGCCAGCCATATCAATAAAGGAATTGCCATAAAAGCAGAAGTGGTGGAATCAGATGAAAAGGAGGCAGGAATCCGAAAGCATCTGAATTTCGGCCATACGTTCGGCCATGCATTGGAAGCACTGCAGGGATACAGCGGTATAGCACACGGAGAAGCTGTTGCAATCGGGATGCTTTTTGCACTTCAGGTCAGCGAAGCCGTGTTTTCAGTGCAGTTGCCTTTTGATAAGTTGTATTCCTGGCTCGAGACAAACAGCTATCCATTACAATTACCCGAAATGGACCTTCAACATATTATAAATACAATGAAACTTGATAAAAAAACAGAAGGTACAACTATACAAATGGTGCTGCTGAAGTCTATTGCGCATCCTGTAACGGTAGAAGTCAGTGATGCAGATTTAAAGAATCATCTTGAATTATTTAAGAAGAAGCTATCAACCAGATTATAA
- the aroC gene encoding chorismate synthase, producing the protein MRYLTAGESHGKQLTTIIEGLPARMPLTIDNINESLLRRQKGHGRGKRMQIEKDLAEIMSGVRHGYTLGSPVSLVIHNDDFKHWTDIMGEEPLEENTNIRRTVSRPRPGHADLNGALKYGHRDMRNVLERSSARETAARVAAGAVAKTLLRHLGIEISGYVKEIAGIIAEDNPSLSMNQRQTISEESPVRTLDKNAEQPMMDAIDKAKKDGDSIGGVVEVYVEGMPAGVGSYVHYDRKLDSRIAGSVISINAFKGVEFGLGFEAARRNGSDVHDEIAWNEQDGYFRKTNRLGGFEGGMTTGMPIVVKGVMKPIPTLYKPLQSVDIDSKEPFNASIERSDSCAVPAASVVMEHVVAFEIAKALLEQFPFDQFPKLKEAIDAYREEIRCF; encoded by the coding sequence TTGCGCTACTTAACTGCAGGTGAATCACATGGAAAACAACTTACAACAATAATCGAAGGTCTTCCTGCTCGGATGCCTCTCACCATTGATAATATCAATGAATCATTGCTTCGGAGACAAAAAGGACATGGAAGAGGAAAACGTATGCAGATAGAAAAGGATCTGGCGGAAATAATGAGTGGTGTACGTCATGGATATACACTCGGCTCTCCTGTTTCGCTTGTCATACACAATGATGATTTTAAACATTGGACAGATATCATGGGAGAAGAACCGCTGGAAGAAAATACAAATATCAGACGAACTGTTTCACGGCCAAGACCCGGGCATGCAGATTTGAATGGAGCATTAAAATATGGTCATCGTGACATGCGCAATGTACTGGAACGATCATCGGCAAGAGAAACCGCTGCACGGGTAGCGGCAGGGGCTGTAGCAAAAACACTTTTGAGACACTTGGGGATTGAGATATCCGGATATGTAAAAGAAATTGCCGGAATTATTGCTGAAGATAATCCTTCCTTAAGTATGAATCAACGACAAACTATTTCAGAAGAATCCCCTGTCCGAACATTGGATAAAAATGCGGAACAGCCTATGATGGACGCAATTGACAAGGCAAAAAAAGATGGAGATTCAATTGGCGGTGTTGTCGAAGTATATGTGGAAGGCATGCCAGCAGGGGTTGGATCCTATGTCCATTATGATCGCAAACTGGATTCCCGCATTGCAGGCAGTGTTATCAGTATCAATGCATTCAAAGGAGTCGAATTTGGACTAGGTTTCGAAGCTGCACGCAGAAACGGAAGCGATGTCCACGATGAAATAGCCTGGAATGAACAGGATGGTTATTTTCGTAAAACGAACCGTCTGGGAGGCTTTGAAGGTGGTATGACTACAGGTATGCCAATTGTTGTTAAAGGGGTAATGAAGCCCATACCAACCTTGTATAAACCGCTGCAAAGCGTGGACATAGATTCGAAAGAACCATTTAACGCAAGTATTGAACGTTCAGATTCTTGTGCTGTTCCTGCTGCCTCCGTAGTGATGGAACATGTGGTTGCTTTTGAAATTGCCAAAGCTCTGTTGGAACAGTTTCCTTTTGATCAGTTTCCGAAATTGAAAGAAGCTATCGATGCATATCGTGAAGAAATAAGGTGTTTTTAG
- the ndk gene encoding nucleoside-diphosphate kinase produces the protein MEKTFLMVKPDGVQRNLVGEIVNRFERKGFKLAGAKLMQITNELAENHYGEHKERPFFGELVSFITSGPVFAMVWEGENVIATAREMMGKTNPLEAAPGTIRGDYGVTVGKNVIHGSDSPESAEREIGLFFKDAEVLSYSKQDSEWIY, from the coding sequence ATGGAGAAAACATTTCTAATGGTAAAACCGGATGGCGTCCAGCGTAATCTGGTTGGCGAAATTGTAAATCGTTTTGAACGTAAAGGTTTTAAATTAGCTGGTGCGAAATTAATGCAAATCACCAACGAATTGGCTGAAAATCATTATGGTGAACATAAAGAACGCCCATTCTTCGGTGAATTGGTAAGCTTTATTACTTCCGGTCCGGTTTTTGCGATGGTTTGGGAAGGTGAGAATGTTATTGCTACAGCAAGAGAAATGATGGGTAAAACCAATCCACTTGAAGCTGCACCAGGCACGATTCGTGGTGATTACGGTGTGACTGTTGGCAAAAATGTTATCCACGGATCTGATTCACCGGAAAGTGCTGAACGAGAAATTGGACTCTTCTTTAAGGATGCAGAAGTATTGTCCTATTCAAAACAAGACAGTGAATGGATCTATTAA
- the hepT gene encoding heptaprenyl diphosphate synthase component II yields the protein MKLSKTYGYLKKELDIIEHALNNAIQAEQTVLREASLQLLQAGGKRIRPVFVLLCGQFGDYNLNRIKTVAVSLELIHMASLVHDDVIDDASLRRGKATIKQLYGNRVAMYTGDYMLARALENITTIPTVSAHQELSKTIVQVVVGEIEQIKDKFNWNQNLRDYLRRIKRKTALLIATSCKLGAIVSGLPEKEQDKLYQYGYYIGMSYQIIDDILDFTSSAEELGKPAGNDLLQGNITLPVLFAMKDQSFRQMLMSTFQSPENVTEMEMKRLISELKKTNAIQQSYSVSDHYLNKALNALDSVPNHKAKTTLLNIAKYIGKRRS from the coding sequence ATGAAATTAAGTAAAACATATGGATATTTAAAAAAAGAACTGGATATTATTGAACATGCATTAAATAATGCAATTCAAGCCGAACAGACTGTATTACGAGAAGCATCACTGCAATTGCTTCAAGCAGGGGGGAAACGTATTCGCCCTGTTTTTGTCTTGTTATGCGGGCAGTTTGGTGATTATAATCTCAATCGCATTAAAACCGTTGCCGTTTCATTGGAGCTGATTCATATGGCTTCATTGGTTCACGATGATGTTATTGACGATGCATCACTGCGCAGGGGAAAGGCAACAATTAAACAGCTATATGGAAATCGGGTTGCGATGTATACCGGGGACTATATGCTTGCTCGTGCCCTGGAGAATATAACTACCATTCCTACTGTCAGTGCACATCAGGAATTGTCCAAAACAATTGTACAGGTAGTTGTCGGCGAGATTGAGCAGATAAAGGATAAATTTAATTGGAACCAAAATCTGCGCGATTATTTGCGAAGAATTAAACGAAAGACTGCGCTGCTTATTGCGACAAGCTGTAAGCTGGGAGCAATCGTTTCCGGTTTGCCGGAAAAAGAACAGGATAAATTATATCAGTATGGCTATTATATCGGTATGTCTTATCAGATCATAGATGATATTCTGGACTTTACTTCTTCCGCGGAGGAATTGGGAAAACCAGCTGGAAATGACCTGCTGCAGGGCAATATAACATTGCCTGTATTGTTTGCGATGAAGGATCAGTCTTTCAGGCAGATGCTTATGAGTACCTTTCAATCGCCTGAAAACGTAACAGAAATGGAAATGAAACGATTAATAAGTGAATTAAAGAAAACAAATGCAATCCAACAGTCTTACAGTGTAAGTGATCATTATTTGAATAAGGCTTTAAATGCACTTGATTCCGTTCCAAATCATAAAGCAAAAACAACGCTATTGAACATTGCAAAATATATTGGTAAAAGACGTTCCTAG